In a genomic window of Echeneis naucrates chromosome 4, fEcheNa1.1, whole genome shotgun sequence:
- the ptgs2b gene encoding prostaglandin G/H synthase 2 gives MNTLRFAFFLSALGFLVCEGGNPCCSDPCENRGVCTALGSDNYECDCTRTGYYGKNCTTPEFLTWMKISLKPSPNTVHYLLTHFKGFWNIINNISFLRDAIMRYVLTSRSHMIDSPPTYNADYDYKNWEAYSNLSYYTRTLPPVPEGCPTPMGVVGKKDLPDAKVLAEKLLMRRQFIPDPQGTSLMFAFFAQHFTHQFFKSDLKKGPAFTQAQGHGVDLSHIYGDTLERQHKLRLFKDGKLKHQILDGEVYPPTVKEVGVDMHYPPHVPESHRFAVGHEAFGLVPGLMMYATIWLREHNRVCDVLKEVHPDWDDERLFQTTRLVLIGETIKIVIEDYVQHLSGYHFKLKFDPELLFNQRFQYQNRIASEFNTLYHWHPLMPDNFHIEEKDYSYKQFVFNTSVVTEHGIRNLVESFTKQIAGRVAGGRNVPGPIMYVSIKSIEHSRQMRYQSLNAYRKRFNMKPYSSFEDMTGETEMATVLEEMYGHVDAVELYPGLLVEKPRPNAIFGETMVEMGAPFSLKGLMGNPICSPEYWKPSTFGGSVGFDIINTASLQKLVCNNVQGPCPVASFHVPNIKETGSMIINSSTSHSGGSDINPTVILKERTTEL, from the exons ATGAACACCCTCAGATTTGCGTTTTTTCTGTCGGCACTTGGCTTTCTCGTGTGCGAAGGAG GCAACCCATGTTGTTCAGATCCTTGTGAGAACAGGGGTGTTTGCACAGCACTAGGAAGCGACAACTATGAGTGTGACTGCACACGCACAGGATATTATGGGAAAAACTGCACAACCC CTGAGTTCCTGACCTGGATGAAAATATCCCTGAAACCATCTCCTAATACAGTCCACTACCTACTCACACACTTCAAGGGCTTCTGGAACATCATCAACAACATCTCCTTTCTTCGAGATGCCATCATGAGATACGTGCTGACGT CCCGATCCCACATGATTGATAGTCCTCCGACTTACAATGCAGACTACGACTACAAAAATTGGGAAGCCTACTCCAACCTCTCCTACTATACACGCACCCTCCCCCCTGTGCCCGAGGGTTGCCCAACCCCCATGGGGGTAGTAG GTAAAAAGGATCTGCCTGACGCTAAAGTTTTGGCCGAGAAGCTCTTGATGAGAAGACAGTTTATTCCGGATCCTCAAGGCACCAGTCTGATGTTTGCGTTTTTCGCACAGCATTTCACCCACCAGTTCTTCAAATCTGATCTGAAGAAAGGACCTGCTTTTACACAAGCTCAAGGTCATGGG GTGGACCTCAGCCACATTTATGGAGATACCTTGGAAAGACAACACAAACTTAGACTTTTCAAGGATGGCAAACTTAAACATCAG ATCTTGGATGGAGAGGTGTATCCCCCAACAGTAAAGGAAGTGGGGGTGGACATGCACTACCCTCCGCATGTCCCTGAATCTCACCGCTTCGCTGTGGGCCATGAGGCCTTTGGCCTGGTCCCAGGTTTAATGATGTATGCTACCATTTGGCTGCGAGAACACAACCGGGTCTGTGATGTGCTAAAGGAGGTACACCCTGATTGGGATGATGAAAGACTCTTCCAGACGACGCGTCTCGTCCTGATTG GTGAGACCATCAAGATTGTGATCGAGGACTATGTGCAGCACCTGAGTGGCTATCACTTCAAGCTCAAGTTTGACCCTGAGTTGCTCTTCAACCAGCGCTTTCAGTACCAGAATCGCATTGCCTCAGAATTCAACACCTTGTATCACTGGCATCCACTGATGCCTGATAATTTCCACATTGAAGAGAAAGATTACAGTTACAAGCAGTTTGTCTTCAACACCTCTGTGGTGACTGAGCATGGCATCAGGAATCTGGTGGAGTCATTTACCAAACAAATTGCAGGACGG GTTGCTGGAGGCCGTAATGTCCCTGGACCAATCATGTATGTGTCCATTAAGTCCATAGAGCACAGCAGACAAATGCGTTACCAGTCTCTGAATGCCTACAGGAAACGGTTCAACATGAAGCCCTATAGCTCTTTTGAGGACATGACAG GAGAAACAGAGATGGCCACTGTGCTGGAGGAGATGTATGGACATGTTGATGCTGTGGAGCTCTACCCAGGCCTGCTGGTGGAGAAACCCAGACCGAATGCCATCTTTGGGGAGACCATGGTGGAGATGGGTGCCCCATTCTCCCTCAAGGGTTTAATGGGAAACCCCATCTGCTCCCCAGAATACTGGAAGCCGAGCACCTTCGGAGGTAGCGTGGGCTTCGACATTATCAACACTGCCTCCCTGCAGAAGCTTGTTTGCAACAATGTCCAGGGCCCGTGTCCAGTGGCATCCTTTCACGTGCCCAATATTAAAGAGACAGGGTCCATGATCATCAACTCAAGCACATCCCACTCAGGTGGCAGCGATATCAACCCTACAGTCATTTTGAAAGAAAGGACTACTGAGCtctaa